In Streptomyces capitiformicae, one genomic interval encodes:
- a CDS encoding PP2C family serine/threonine-protein phosphatase, with product MTAPTAPTAPTAPPWRIHGLSVEGYRHRRQGLPCQDACAYATTSHVAVLAVADGAGSRPRSEEGAQLAVKLAAEHFARRAGAAVEVRPGEAVHELLRDALHDVSKEFLGRTGADAQDFATTLTVVVLAPGWLGHLSVGDGFVVVRAGTENGERQFHLLPQAAAASEYSNETVFLTSPDVARWTHTECVADDGLDGVLLSTDGLAQAMLNRPAGGAQSPNTSFADAVFRSLDTAAEDDRNTHDGSLAALLRSDRLTALNADDKTLLRAVRTPGR from the coding sequence GTGACCGCCCCGACCGCCCCGACTGCCCCGACTGCCCCGCCCTGGCGCATCCACGGGCTCAGCGTCGAAGGCTATCGGCACCGGCGCCAGGGCCTGCCCTGTCAGGACGCCTGCGCCTACGCCACCACCTCCCACGTCGCCGTGCTCGCGGTCGCCGACGGGGCCGGAAGCCGGCCGCGGTCGGAGGAAGGGGCGCAGCTGGCGGTGAAGCTCGCCGCGGAGCACTTCGCGCGGCGGGCCGGGGCGGCTGTGGAGGTGCGGCCCGGGGAAGCTGTGCACGAGCTGCTGCGGGACGCCCTGCACGACGTCAGCAAGGAGTTCCTGGGCCGGACCGGCGCGGACGCGCAGGACTTCGCGACGACACTGACCGTGGTGGTGCTCGCGCCGGGGTGGCTGGGGCATCTCAGTGTGGGGGACGGGTTCGTCGTCGTACGGGCGGGGACGGAGAACGGGGAGCGGCAGTTCCATCTGCTGCCGCAGGCCGCGGCGGCCAGCGAGTACAGCAACGAGACGGTGTTCCTGACCTCGCCGGACGTGGCCCGCTGGACGCACACCGAGTGCGTGGCGGACGACGGGCTCGACGGGGTGCTGCTGTCGACGGACGGGCTCGCGCAGGCCATGCTCAACCGGCCGGCCGGCGGGGCCCAGTCCCCGAACACGTCCTTCGCCGACGCCGTCTTCCGCTCCCTCGACACCGCCGCCGAGGACGACCGGAACACCCATGACGGCAGCCTGGCCGCCCTCCTTCGCTCGGACCGCCTGACCGCCCTGAACGCCGACGACAAGACCCTGCTGCGTGCCGTACGCACGCCCGGGAGATGA
- a CDS encoding family 43 glycosylhydrolase translates to MSPTPARVRPRPWSTPRHLLTLAAALLALFASLLVVQPSQPAVAADGKPYTNPVKSQKGADPWLEYYNGNYYLVTTSFTGELTMRKSPTLAGLSTAPSVQVWSDSTSSRNWNMWAPEIHFFDGKWYLYYSAGPRGAACCDDQRTHVLESAGSDPMGPYTYKNMLAGSNLNPGGWLIDASVLKHNNKLYLVGSGSAGGSKQSLVIAPLTNPYTLASSTFTVISSPTLSWETQSGEVNEGPEPLYRNGRTFLIYSASACWGPDYKLGQLELTGSDPLLASSWTKKQTPVFQRNDAAGVYAPGHNGFFTSPDGTENWIVYHANDAASDGCDNGRTTRAQKFTWNADGTPNFGTPVALGTTIAGLSGETATTPTAYTIVNRNSGKCLDVNGGNTADGTNIFQWTCNGGANQKWRIEDRADDTSRLVNVATGKVADVADCATADGTDIRQWSWLNNNCQKFRMVYLGGDYVRIVNAATGKVMDVANCGTANGTDVRQWSWLSNTCQQWRLVPTAA, encoded by the coding sequence GTGTCCCCCACCCCCGCCCGCGTCCGCCCGCGCCCCTGGTCGACGCCTCGACACCTGTTGACGCTGGCTGCAGCGCTGCTGGCTCTCTTCGCGTCGCTCCTGGTGGTACAGCCCTCGCAGCCCGCTGTCGCTGCCGACGGCAAGCCGTACACCAACCCGGTCAAGTCCCAGAAGGGGGCCGATCCGTGGCTGGAGTACTACAACGGCAACTACTACCTGGTGACGACGTCGTTCACCGGTGAGCTGACCATGCGGAAGTCGCCGACGCTGGCGGGGCTGAGCACGGCGCCCAGCGTGCAGGTGTGGTCGGACAGCACCAGCAGCCGCAACTGGAACATGTGGGCGCCGGAGATCCACTTCTTCGACGGCAAGTGGTACCTGTACTACTCCGCCGGTCCGCGCGGCGCCGCCTGCTGCGACGACCAGCGCACCCATGTGCTGGAGAGCGCGGGCTCCGACCCGATGGGGCCGTACACCTACAAGAACATGCTCGCCGGGTCGAACCTGAACCCGGGCGGCTGGCTCATCGACGCCAGCGTGCTCAAGCACAACAACAAGCTGTACCTGGTGGGGAGCGGGTCGGCCGGTGGCAGCAAGCAGAGCCTCGTCATCGCGCCGCTGACCAACCCGTACACCCTCGCGAGCTCCACCTTCACCGTGATCTCCAGCCCGACGCTCAGCTGGGAGACACAGAGCGGTGAGGTCAACGAAGGGCCCGAGCCGCTGTACCGCAACGGGCGTACCTTCCTCATCTACTCCGCGAGCGCCTGCTGGGGCCCCGACTACAAGCTCGGCCAGCTGGAGCTGACCGGTTCCGACCCGCTCCTCGCCTCCTCCTGGACGAAGAAGCAGACCCCGGTGTTCCAGAGGAACGACGCCGCCGGCGTGTACGCGCCCGGTCACAACGGGTTCTTCACCTCGCCCGACGGCACCGAGAACTGGATCGTCTACCATGCCAACGACGCCGCGAGCGACGGCTGCGACAACGGCCGTACGACCCGCGCGCAGAAGTTCACCTGGAACGCGGACGGCACCCCGAACTTCGGCACCCCGGTCGCCCTCGGGACCACCATCGCCGGGCTCTCCGGTGAGACCGCGACGACCCCGACCGCGTACACCATCGTCAACCGCAACAGCGGCAAGTGCCTCGACGTCAACGGCGGCAACACCGCCGACGGCACCAACATCTTCCAGTGGACCTGCAACGGCGGCGCCAACCAGAAGTGGCGCATCGAGGACCGCGCCGACGACACCAGCCGCCTCGTCAACGTCGCCACCGGCAAGGTCGCCGACGTCGCCGACTGCGCCACCGCCGACGGCACCGACATCCGCCAGTGGTCCTGGCTGAACAACAACTGCCAGAAGTTCCGCATGGTCTACCTCGGCGGCGACTACGTCCGCATCGTCAACGCCGCCACCGGCAAGGTCATGGACGTCGCCAACTGCGGCACGGCCAACGGTACCGACGTCCGCCAGTGGTCCTGGCTCAGCAACACCTGCCAGCAGTGGCGGCTCGTCCCCACAGCCGCCTGA
- a CDS encoding vWA domain-containing protein, with product MHSEYPPTMPAEYADIEFENNAQRMPLVLCLDTSSSMAGPPIQMLNNALAEWTRELHDDVSLSYSVEVAVVTFGGQGVGAWRGPQLLDPRTRVSPFIPAHAFQAPQLAAAGVTLMTEALELSMHIVAARKAELRASGLQYYRPQICLVTDGLPTDPTGHLTDSWHRLVPVLEEEQRARRFRLYAIGVGGITDMGEQVLRAFAPKFNARLQGFPFRELLQMMSASANAEQKGAGDEVFEKIFSQFKTQRPAWEA from the coding sequence ATGCACAGCGAATACCCGCCCACCATGCCGGCGGAGTACGCCGACATCGAGTTCGAGAACAACGCCCAGCGCATGCCGCTCGTGCTGTGCCTCGACACCTCCAGCTCCATGGCCGGCCCGCCGATACAGATGCTCAACAACGCGCTCGCCGAGTGGACCCGGGAGCTCCACGACGACGTCAGCCTCAGTTACAGCGTGGAGGTCGCCGTCGTCACCTTCGGCGGGCAGGGCGTCGGCGCCTGGCGCGGGCCCCAGCTCCTCGACCCGCGCACCCGGGTGAGTCCCTTCATCCCGGCGCACGCCTTCCAGGCGCCGCAGCTCGCCGCCGCCGGGGTCACGCTGATGACCGAGGCGCTGGAGCTGTCGATGCACATCGTCGCGGCCCGCAAGGCGGAGCTGCGAGCCTCCGGGCTGCAGTACTACCGGCCGCAGATCTGCCTCGTCACGGACGGACTGCCGACCGACCCGACGGGTCATCTCACCGATTCCTGGCACCGGCTGGTCCCCGTTCTCGAGGAGGAGCAGCGGGCGCGGCGGTTCCGGTTGTACGCGATCGGGGTCGGCGGGATCACGGACATGGGGGAGCAGGTGCTGCGGGCGTTCGCGCCCAAGTTCAACGCGCGGTTGCAGGGATTCCCGTTCCGGGAGCTGCTCCAGATGATGTCCGCCAGTGCGAACGCCGAACAGAAGGGGGCGGGGGACGAGGTGTTCGAGAAGATCTTCAGCCAGTTCAAGACGCAACGCCCGGCCTGGGAGGCGTGA
- a CDS encoding 2-phosphosulfolactate phosphatase, which produces MDTRFLGIAELVEAPSVAVVVDVMRAFTVAAWAFAQGAEKIVLAESLDEALALKARHPDWVALKDGPPAPGFDTVNSPGLLRSTDLGGRTVVQKTTAGTVGALAVKEASLVLCAGFVVAEATARLLRARKSDSVTFVVTGEDGQAAEDLACAQYIAARATGAGTDAAEFLRRAAESRAAAELADGIRQGVHPDDVALCLELDRFPFAMAATLESSLMVLRPCTVPSLTDDAPDPSAGEGRPIPTGSR; this is translated from the coding sequence ATGGACACTCGTTTCCTTGGCATCGCCGAGCTGGTCGAAGCCCCGTCCGTGGCGGTCGTGGTCGACGTCATGCGTGCTTTCACGGTGGCTGCCTGGGCCTTCGCCCAGGGGGCGGAAAAGATCGTTCTTGCTGAGTCGCTGGACGAAGCCCTGGCGCTCAAGGCTCGCCACCCGGATTGGGTGGCGCTCAAAGACGGTCCGCCCGCGCCCGGGTTCGACACCGTCAACTCGCCGGGCCTGCTGCGGTCCACTGACCTTGGCGGACGGACCGTTGTGCAGAAAACCACGGCAGGGACGGTCGGCGCCCTCGCGGTCAAGGAGGCGTCGCTGGTGCTGTGCGCCGGCTTCGTGGTGGCGGAGGCAACGGCTCGGCTCCTGCGGGCGCGCAAGAGCGACAGTGTCACGTTCGTGGTGACGGGCGAGGACGGGCAGGCCGCTGAAGACCTGGCGTGTGCCCAGTACATCGCTGCGAGGGCCACCGGTGCCGGGACGGATGCTGCTGAGTTCCTCCGCCGCGCTGCCGAGTCGCGCGCCGCCGCCGAACTGGCGGACGGCATACGTCAAGGAGTCCATCCTGACGACGTCGCACTCTGTCTTGAGCTCGACCGGTTCCCCTTCGCCATGGCGGCGACCCTGGAAAGCTCGCTCATGGTCCTGCGCCCGTGCACCGTGCCTTCGCTGACCGACGACGCCCCCGATCCGAGCGCTGGTGAGGGTCGACCCATACCTACCGGAAGTCGGTGA
- a CDS encoding LLM class F420-dependent oxidoreductase, protein MSEQNLGRYGIFSIGLRTEDPARAGELAEAAAELEELGFGAIWLGGSTAVRHAVPLVEATKRITVATGIQSIWQYEATDTAAAFADLEAAHPGRFLLGLGVSHAKLAEEYRRPYSAMVAYLDALDAAGVPADRRVLAALGPKMLRLSRDRAAGTHPYLVTPEHTAEAREILGEGPLLAPELKIIPEPDPARARSLARAHLSFYLGLPNYTDNFLRLGFTDADLTDGGSDRLIDAVYAWGDDDRIRSRAEEFHSAGADHVALQIIDERPDDAPPRRAWGRLAEVVGVSRPTARP, encoded by the coding sequence ATGAGCGAACAGAACCTGGGACGGTACGGCATCTTCAGCATCGGGCTGCGCACGGAGGACCCGGCACGGGCCGGTGAACTGGCCGAAGCGGCGGCCGAGTTGGAGGAACTGGGCTTCGGCGCGATCTGGCTCGGCGGCAGCACCGCCGTACGCCACGCGGTACCGCTCGTCGAGGCGACGAAGCGGATCACCGTGGCCACCGGCATCCAGAGCATCTGGCAGTACGAGGCCACCGACACGGCGGCGGCCTTCGCCGACCTGGAGGCCGCCCACCCCGGCCGCTTCCTGCTCGGCCTCGGCGTGAGCCACGCCAAGCTGGCGGAAGAGTACCGCCGCCCCTACTCGGCGATGGTCGCCTACCTGGACGCCCTGGACGCGGCCGGCGTACCCGCCGACCGCCGCGTCCTCGCCGCGCTCGGCCCGAAGATGCTCCGCCTCTCCCGCGACCGGGCCGCCGGCACCCACCCGTACCTGGTCACGCCGGAGCACACGGCCGAGGCCCGCGAGATCCTGGGCGAAGGGCCGCTACTGGCCCCGGAGCTGAAGATCATCCCGGAGCCCGACCCGGCCCGCGCCCGCTCCCTCGCCCGCGCCCACCTCTCCTTCTACCTCGGCCTCCCCAACTACACCGACAACTTCCTCCGCCTCGGCTTCACCGACGCCGACCTCACGGACGGCGGCAGCGACCGCCTGATCGACGCGGTGTACGCCTGGGGCGACGACGACCGGATCCGCTCACGTGCCGAGGAGTTCCACTCGGCGGGGGCGGACCATGTGGCCCTGCAGATCATCGACGAACGACCGGACGACGCGCCGCCGAGGAGGGCGTGGGGGCGCTTGGCGGAGGTGGTGGGGGTCAGTCGCCCAACTGCCCGCCCCTGA
- a CDS encoding serine/threonine-protein kinase, with amino-acid sequence MSDPMKIGPYRIVGRLGSGGMGWVYLGRSPAGREVAVKVVRPELAAEPEFRERFAREVAAARVVSGAYTAAVVDADTEAELPWLATLYVPGPSLAEAVRADGPLPEAQVRSLGAGLVEALQAIHAARVVHRDLKPANVLLAGDGPRVIDFGISRVDGAPGLTRVGIVVGTPPFMSPEQIRGARVGPPSDVFSLGGVLVYALTGRPPHGSGEGVRVEVVRGTPQLDGVPARLRPIISRCLAKRPEERPQLTEILEELVAEAPTVVAWPPPQVARTIEVRYEELKDRHRRRTGTSESVPSCLLLHAQALLDAGLTDAMVAEAVVRDGA; translated from the coding sequence GTGAGTGACCCCATGAAGATCGGGCCGTACCGCATAGTCGGCCGACTCGGGTCGGGCGGCATGGGATGGGTCTACCTCGGCCGCTCGCCCGCAGGGCGTGAGGTCGCCGTCAAGGTCGTCCGCCCCGAACTCGCCGCGGAACCCGAGTTCCGTGAACGCTTCGCCCGCGAGGTCGCCGCCGCCCGTGTGGTCAGCGGCGCGTACACCGCGGCCGTCGTGGACGCCGACACCGAGGCCGAACTCCCCTGGCTGGCCACGCTCTACGTGCCCGGCCCCTCCCTCGCGGAGGCGGTCCGCGCGGACGGCCCGCTGCCCGAGGCCCAGGTCCGTTCCCTCGGCGCCGGCCTGGTCGAGGCATTGCAGGCCATCCACGCCGCGCGTGTCGTCCACCGCGACCTCAAGCCCGCGAACGTCCTGCTCGCCGGTGACGGCCCCCGCGTCATCGACTTCGGCATCTCCCGCGTGGACGGCGCCCCCGGCCTCACCAGGGTCGGCATCGTCGTCGGCACCCCGCCGTTCATGTCGCCGGAGCAGATCAGGGGAGCCCGGGTCGGCCCGCCGAGCGATGTGTTCTCGCTGGGCGGGGTCCTGGTGTACGCGCTCACGGGGCGGCCGCCGCACGGCAGCGGAGAGGGCGTGCGGGTCGAAGTCGTACGAGGGACACCTCAACTTGACGGGGTGCCTGCACGGTTGCGGCCGATCATCTCCCGGTGCCTGGCCAAGCGGCCCGAGGAGCGGCCGCAACTCACGGAGATCCTGGAGGAGTTGGTGGCGGAGGCGCCGACCGTGGTGGCGTGGCCGCCGCCGCAGGTGGCCCGGACGATCGAGGTGCGGTACGAGGAGTTGAAGGACCGGCATCGACGCCGTACGGGGACGAGTGAGTCCGTGCCCTCCTGTCTGCTGCTGCACGCCCAGGCGCTGCTCGACGCCGGGCTGACCGATGCCATGGTCGCCGAGGCGGTGGTCCGTGACGGCGCCTGA
- a CDS encoding DUF397 domain-containing protein, with the protein MRSIDLSAASWRKSSYSNQDGGACVEVSDDFAAIVPVRDSKVPRGPVLVFRTAGWASFVSAVRGGQLGD; encoded by the coding sequence GTGCGATCCATCGATCTGAGTGCCGCCTCCTGGCGCAAGAGCAGCTACAGCAACCAGGACGGCGGTGCCTGCGTCGAGGTCTCCGACGACTTCGCCGCCATCGTCCCGGTACGCGACAGCAAGGTTCCGCGCGGTCCGGTGCTCGTGTTCCGGACCGCCGGCTGGGCCTCCTTCGTCTCGGCGGTCAGGGGCGGGCAGTTGGGCGACTGA